From Bacillus pumilus, one genomic window encodes:
- the yhaM gene encoding 3'-5' exoribonuclease YhaM has product MAKGIMTYDVGEQVDLHLLIKSSTKGIASNGKPFLTLILQDQSGDIEAKLWDAKQNDEQTYAAQTIVKVVGDIHHYRGRNQLKLRNIRPVAENEQIRIDDFLETAPIPKHDMMDTIMQYIFDMKNPNIQRVTRHLLKKYGQEFADYPAATKNHHEFVSGLAYHVVSMLHLAKSIVDLYPSLDRDLLYSGIILHDLGKVKELSGPVSTTYTVEGNLIGHISIMVTEIAKAAEELGIDSEEILILQHLVLSHHGKGEWGSPKPPMVKEAEILHYIDNLDAKMNMMDRALEHVKPGEYTERIFALENRSFYKPTFHHE; this is encoded by the coding sequence ATGGCTAAAGGGATCATGACCTATGATGTCGGCGAACAAGTTGACCTGCATTTATTAATTAAATCATCTACTAAAGGGATTGCGAGTAATGGCAAACCATTTTTAACGTTAATTCTTCAAGATCAAAGTGGAGATATTGAGGCGAAACTATGGGATGCAAAGCAGAATGATGAACAAACCTATGCCGCGCAAACCATTGTGAAGGTAGTAGGCGATATTCATCATTATCGCGGGAGGAATCAGCTGAAACTTAGGAATATACGCCCTGTTGCTGAAAATGAGCAAATTCGAATTGATGATTTTCTCGAAACAGCTCCTATTCCAAAACATGATATGATGGATACGATTATGCAATATATCTTTGATATGAAAAACCCTAATATACAGCGTGTTACAAGGCATTTGCTGAAAAAATATGGACAGGAATTCGCTGACTATCCAGCAGCGACAAAAAACCATCACGAATTTGTCTCTGGTCTTGCTTATCACGTGGTGTCCATGCTGCATTTGGCTAAATCAATTGTTGACCTATATCCATCATTAGATCGAGATCTTTTATATTCAGGCATCATTCTTCATGATTTAGGAAAAGTCAAAGAGCTTTCGGGCCCAGTCTCAACCACCTATACGGTGGAAGGGAATTTAATCGGTCATATTTCGATTATGGTGACAGAAATTGCGAAAGCTGCAGAAGAGCTTGGCATTGATTCAGAAGAAATTCTGATTTTACAGCACTTAGTACTGAGTCATCACGGAAAAGGAGAGTGGGGCAGCCCGAAACCACCAATGGTGAAGGAAGCCGAAATACTCCACTATATTGATAATTTAGATGCGAAGATGAATATGATGGATCGTGCGCTTGAGCATGTGAAGCCAGGAGAATATACAGAACGTATTTTTGCGCTAGAGAATCGTTCATTTTATAAACCAACCTTTCATCACGAATAA
- a CDS encoding sporulation YhaL family protein, giving the protein MLFFPWWVYACIIGIIFCAYKLMTTAKEEQEIDQSFIEKEGEIFIERMEQERERRRQDQQVKRSHDTAAHEDSIA; this is encoded by the coding sequence ATGTTGTTTTTTCCATGGTGGGTGTATGCATGTATCATTGGCATTATTTTCTGTGCGTATAAATTAATGACAACGGCCAAAGAGGAGCAAGAGATTGATCAATCCTTTATTGAAAAGGAAGGAGAAATTTTTATCGAGCGAATGGAACAAGAAAGAGAGCGTAGACGTCAGGATCAGCAAGTGAAAAGATCACATGATACGGCGGCACATGAAGACTCGATTGCTTAA
- a CDS encoding peptidylprolyl isomerase, with the protein MKKMALAAVTAVSVLTLGACSSGDKDVIATTKSGDVTKEELYTTLKKQAGGDALNLLVQQKVLADKYKVSDKEIDKKMEEYKKTLGEDRLKQLQDEFGKDYIKDQVKYELLTQKAAKANIKITDKEVKAYYDDLKGKIRASHILVADKKTADEVEKKLDKGEKWDAVVSEYSTDTASAAQGGDVGWFAKEGQMDENFSKAAFKLKVNEISKPVKSQFGYHIIKKTEERGKYDDMKADLKKELLNQKQADTNEIQTILNKLVKDADVKVKDKELENTFKEKSQQPAQNQQPQQNQ; encoded by the coding sequence ATGAAAAAAATGGCTTTAGCAGCTGTAACAGCAGTTAGTGTTTTAACTCTTGGCGCATGCAGTAGCGGTGATAAAGATGTCATCGCAACAACAAAATCAGGAGATGTCACAAAAGAAGAGCTTTATACAACTCTTAAGAAACAAGCAGGTGGAGATGCTTTAAATCTACTTGTTCAACAAAAGGTTCTTGCTGACAAATACAAAGTATCAGATAAAGAAATTGATAAGAAAATGGAAGAATATAAAAAGACACTTGGTGAAGATCGTTTAAAACAACTTCAAGATGAATTCGGAAAAGATTACATCAAAGATCAAGTGAAATATGAGCTGCTGACTCAAAAGGCTGCCAAAGCTAACATCAAAATCACTGATAAAGAAGTAAAAGCGTATTACGATGACCTAAAAGGGAAAATCCGCGCAAGCCACATTTTAGTAGCTGATAAGAAAACAGCTGACGAAGTGGAAAAGAAATTAGATAAAGGTGAAAAATGGGATGCCGTTGTGTCTGAATATTCAACTGATACCGCTTCAGCAGCACAAGGCGGCGATGTAGGCTGGTTCGCAAAAGAAGGCCAAATGGACGAGAACTTCAGTAAAGCTGCTTTCAAACTAAAAGTGAATGAAATCAGCAAACCAGTGAAATCACAATTCGGCTACCATATCATTAAAAAGACCGAAGAACGCGGTAAATACGATGACATGAAAGCAGACTTGAAAAAAGAACTGCTTAACCAAAAACAAGCAGACACAAATGAAATCCAAACGATCTTAAACAAATTGGTGAAAGATGCCGATGTGAAAGTAAAAGATAAAGAACTTGAAAACACATTCAAAGAAAAGTCTCAACAACCCGCACAAAATCAACAACCTCAACAAAACCAGTAA
- a CDS encoding YjcZ family sporulation protein — translation MGAGYSNGFALLVVLFILLIIVGAAYLY, via the coding sequence ATGGGAGCAGGATATTCTAATGGGTTTGCTTTATTGGTCGTGCTATTCATTTTGCTGATCATCGTTGGTGCAGCATATCTTTACTAA
- a CDS encoding YjcZ family sporulation protein, translating into MGGEVFAGGFALVVVLFILLIIIGASWIC; encoded by the coding sequence ATGGGAGGAGAAGTCTTTGCTGGCGGTTTTGCACTAGTCGTCGTGTTATTCATCTTATTGATCATTATCGGTGCATCTTGGATTTGCTAA
- a CDS encoding DUF3267 domain-containing protein — protein sequence MNCWKTINLEKDYGYTRLLISAISLAILFFIMAFLCFQLTHPETRLSSHNAPLFAVLLLMTLLVHRVVHLIPVMKNKKKMTLFKRNCWKRVPKKVMLYSLLSPFCVISTLYFVLGVAFPMYAHYFIIIASIHAGYCLPDFLFAWKLLKAPKSCIIDQAQDEFDILVDQTSSS from the coding sequence ATGAATTGTTGGAAAACCATTAATCTTGAAAAGGATTATGGTTATACGAGACTGCTGATTTCAGCTATAAGTCTTGCTATACTTTTTTTCATTATGGCTTTTTTATGTTTTCAACTGACTCATCCTGAAACGAGACTAAGCAGCCACAACGCACCGCTTTTTGCTGTACTTTTACTTATGACATTGCTTGTCCACCGTGTGGTTCACTTGATCCCAGTGATGAAAAACAAGAAAAAAATGACGCTATTTAAACGAAATTGCTGGAAGCGTGTGCCAAAGAAAGTAATGCTTTATTCACTTCTCAGTCCATTTTGTGTGATTTCAACGCTTTACTTTGTGTTAGGCGTGGCGTTTCCAATGTATGCACACTATTTTATCATCATCGCAAGTATTCATGCAGGCTATTGTTTGCCTGACTTTTTATTTGCATGGAAACTGCTCAAAGCACCTAAATCCTGCATCATCGATCAAGCCCAAGACGAGTTTGATATTTTAGTTGACCAAACTTCCTCATCATAA
- a CDS encoding YhaI family protein, which produces MSIEERMSQLEYYMELLLTATDMSRYPYYALLIRQRVSKEEAKEIERICAELSEEMDKQKAQGYVMFDDMLALFAGQLIEKLDVHETIFALHDQGLFQPLMNEFIKIIKQFDLL; this is translated from the coding sequence ATGAGTATTGAGGAACGAATGAGCCAGCTCGAATATTATATGGAACTTTTGCTGACGGCGACCGATATGAGCCGTTATCCATATTATGCATTATTGATCAGGCAGCGGGTATCGAAAGAAGAGGCGAAGGAAATTGAGCGTATTTGTGCTGAGCTTTCAGAGGAAATGGACAAGCAAAAAGCACAAGGCTACGTCATGTTTGACGATATGCTTGCGCTTTTTGCAGGACAGTTAATTGAAAAGCTGGATGTGCATGAGACGATATTTGCATTGCATGATCAAGGGCTGTTTCAGCCGTTAATGAATGAATTTATAAAGATCATTAAACAATTTGATTTGCTTTAG
- a CDS encoding HTH-type transcriptional regulator Hpr → MNHSEQPFDVKEALLFSQRMAQLSKALWKSIEKDWQQWIKPYNLNINEHHILWIAYQLKGASISEIAKFGVMHVSTAFNFSKKLEERGFLKFSKKLNDKRNTYIELTPKGEETFHKLLEDYDPARTGIVKGAQPLHDIYGKFPEILEMMCIIRNIYGEDFMEIFEKSFSNIEKDFLNERGKVTKKPEELEDSADAAEKAAKANQIV, encoded by the coding sequence ATGAATCATTCGGAACAGCCTTTCGATGTAAAAGAAGCACTTTTATTCAGTCAAAGAATGGCCCAATTGAGCAAAGCTCTTTGGAAATCCATTGAAAAGGACTGGCAGCAGTGGATCAAACCGTATAACCTAAATATCAATGAACATCATATTTTGTGGATTGCGTATCAATTAAAAGGAGCTTCAATATCAGAAATTGCAAAGTTTGGCGTCATGCATGTATCAACGGCGTTTAACTTCTCCAAGAAACTGGAGGAACGAGGATTTTTAAAATTTTCTAAAAAGTTAAACGATAAACGCAATACGTATATTGAGCTAACGCCAAAAGGCGAAGAGACATTCCATAAACTACTTGAAGATTATGACCCGGCACGAACTGGTATTGTCAAAGGCGCACAGCCGCTTCATGACATTTACGGAAAGTTCCCTGAGATTTTAGAAATGATGTGTATTATCCGAAACATCTATGGTGAGGATTTCATGGAGATTTTTGAGAAATCGTTTTCAAACATTGAGAAGGACTTTTTGAATGAGCGAGGAAAAGTCACGAAAAAGCCTGAGGAACTTGAAGACTCAGCTGATGCAGCAGAAAAAGCGGCTAAAGCAAATCAAATTGTTTAA
- a CDS encoding YtxH domain-containing protein, translated as MASGRSLLTGLFVGGLLGGAAVLLTTPSSGRDVRGKMKDGYDKFEDTLTRLKRDGQALKEQIVETAKESAEVIKEVGTELQASIQQWREEIKPHQQDLQKEIQEIEEKLKQLEKTLQN; from the coding sequence ATGGCTAGTGGACGTTCTTTATTAACAGGATTATTTGTAGGCGGTCTCCTCGGAGGTGCGGCAGTGCTCCTGACGACTCCCTCTTCTGGCAGAGATGTGCGCGGAAAGATGAAAGACGGCTATGACAAATTCGAAGATACGCTGACAAGATTAAAAAGAGATGGACAAGCTTTAAAAGAGCAAATTGTTGAAACAGCAAAAGAAAGCGCAGAGGTCATTAAAGAAGTCGGAACTGAATTACAAGCATCGATTCAGCAATGGCGCGAAGAAATCAAACCTCACCAGCAGGACTTGCAAAAGGAAATTCAGGAAATTGAGGAAAAGCTCAAACAACTGGAGAAAACCTTACAAAACTAA
- a CDS encoding tryptophan transporter, whose protein sequence is MKTKELVIMSLLAAMGAVLHTIFPPIFFGMKPDMMLVMMFLSIILFPKVQHVVVIALVTGVISALTTGFPGGQIPNMIDKPVTAFIFLALFLSCLKIKNKVVLTAVLTAIGTIVSGVIFLSAALLITGLPAALPALLVGVVLPAAVINTIAMVFVFPIAQSILRRARMIEVA, encoded by the coding sequence ATGAAAACAAAAGAATTAGTGATTATGTCATTGCTTGCAGCAATGGGAGCTGTTTTGCATACGATTTTCCCGCCCATCTTTTTCGGAATGAAACCTGATATGATGCTGGTCATGATGTTTTTAAGCATCATCCTTTTCCCAAAGGTACAGCATGTAGTGGTTATTGCCCTAGTAACTGGCGTCATTTCTGCATTAACAACGGGTTTCCCAGGCGGACAAATTCCAAATATGATTGATAAACCAGTGACAGCCTTTATCTTCCTAGCCCTTTTCTTATCTTGCTTGAAGATAAAGAACAAAGTGGTGCTGACCGCTGTGTTAACTGCGATTGGAACCATCGTATCCGGCGTGATTTTCCTATCTGCCGCTTTACTAATTACTGGACTGCCAGCTGCATTACCGGCACTTCTTGTGGGCGTTGTCCTTCCAGCAGCCGTGATTAATACCATTGCCATGGTATTTGTCTTCCCAATTGCTCAGTCCATTCTAAGGCGTGCAAGAATGATAGAAGTTGCTTAA
- the serC gene encoding 3-phosphoserine/phosphohydroxythreonine transaminase → MKRTTNFNAGPAALPLEVLQKAQEELVDFKQTGMSVMELSHRSGEYEEVHNKAKALLVELMDIPEDYEVLFLQGGASLQFAMIPMNFLHEGETAHFIQTGAWSEKALSEAKGFGETSVFASSEDDNYSYIPEVDASGLTDGAYLHITSNNTIFGTQWITFPDTSLPLIADMSSDILSKKIEVSQFDFIYAGAQKNLGPSGITIVIARKRLLEKEKSSTPKILKYSTHAKANSLYHTPPTFAIYMLSLVLEHVKQAGGVEAAEKRNEQKAGILYDTIDQSGGFYKGHARTDSRSHMNVTFTLRDDSLTASFVEKAKQEQMVGLAGHRSVGGCRASIYNAVSIEDCQKLADFMKKFQQENE, encoded by the coding sequence ATGAAGCGAACGACGAATTTTAATGCTGGTCCGGCGGCACTGCCGCTAGAAGTGCTTCAAAAAGCACAGGAAGAACTTGTTGATTTTAAACAAACTGGGATGTCTGTGATGGAGCTGTCTCATCGCAGCGGTGAATATGAAGAAGTCCATAATAAGGCAAAAGCACTGTTGGTGGAACTGATGGATATTCCTGAAGATTACGAAGTCCTCTTTTTACAGGGCGGAGCTAGTCTTCAATTTGCGATGATTCCTATGAACTTCTTACATGAAGGCGAAACGGCTCATTTCATTCAAACAGGCGCTTGGTCAGAAAAAGCATTATCAGAAGCAAAAGGGTTTGGTGAAACATCTGTGTTTGCTTCAAGTGAAGACGACAACTACTCGTATATTCCAGAAGTAGATGCCTCCGGTTTAACAGATGGCGCTTACTTACACATCACATCAAACAATACGATTTTCGGCACTCAATGGATAACGTTCCCAGACACGTCATTGCCGCTCATTGCAGATATGTCCAGTGATATTCTCAGCAAAAAAATCGAGGTTTCTCAATTTGATTTCATTTATGCTGGGGCACAAAAAAACTTAGGGCCTTCTGGTATCACGATTGTGATCGCGCGCAAACGTTTATTAGAGAAAGAGAAAAGCAGCACACCGAAAATATTAAAATATTCAACACACGCAAAAGCCAACTCTCTTTATCACACACCACCGACTTTTGCGATTTATATGCTGTCTCTTGTCCTTGAGCATGTCAAACAGGCTGGCGGCGTAGAAGCAGCGGAAAAACGCAATGAACAAAAAGCAGGCATTCTCTACGACACAATTGATCAAAGCGGTGGTTTTTACAAAGGACACGCACGCACTGACAGCCGTTCGCATATGAATGTCACGTTTACCCTTCGTGATGATTCGCTCACTGCTTCCTTTGTAGAGAAAGCAAAGCAGGAACAAATGGTTGGACTTGCCGGCCATCGTTCTGTCGGTGGATGCAGAGCATCTATTTACAATGCGGTATCGATTGAAGACTGCCAAAAGCTTGCGGACTTTATGAAAAAGTTCCAGCAAGAAAATGAGTAA
- a CDS encoding HIT family protein: protein MSNCIFCKIIDGDIPCAKVYEDEHVLAFLDISQVTKGHTLVIPKIHKENIYEMTPEVSNHYFQAIPKIARAIKQEFEPIGLNLLNNNGEKAGQSVFHYHMHIIPRYGKGDGFGAVWKSHQEQYTSEDLKDISSAIHTRLTSS, encoded by the coding sequence GTGAGCAATTGTATTTTTTGCAAGATCATTGATGGAGACATTCCATGTGCAAAAGTATATGAAGACGAGCATGTATTGGCTTTTCTAGATATTAGCCAAGTAACAAAAGGACATACCCTTGTAATCCCGAAAATACATAAAGAAAATATCTATGAGATGACACCAGAAGTGTCTAATCACTACTTCCAAGCGATTCCGAAAATTGCAAGAGCAATCAAACAGGAATTTGAACCAATTGGGTTAAACCTTCTGAACAACAACGGCGAAAAAGCCGGACAATCTGTGTTCCATTACCATATGCATATCATTCCGCGCTACGGAAAAGGCGATGGCTTTGGTGCCGTATGGAAATCACATCAAGAGCAATACACGTCAGAGGATTTAAAAGATATTTCTTCTGCCATCCACACGCGGCTTACCTCATCTTAA